The Papio anubis isolate 15944 chromosome 1, Panubis1.0, whole genome shotgun sequence genome window below encodes:
- the CA14 gene encoding carbonic anhydrase 14 isoform X2: MLFSALLLEVIWILAADGGQHWTYEGPHGQDHWPASYPECGNNAQSPIDIQTDSVTFDPDLPALQPHGYDQPGTEPLDLHNNGHTVQLSLPSTLYLGGLPRKYVAAQLHLHWGQKGSPGGSEHQINSEATVAEVGETKNIAYEHILSHLHEISHKDQKTSVPPFNLRELLPPQLEQYFRYNGSLTTPPCYQSVLWTVFYRRSQISMEQLEKLQGTLFSTEEEPSKLLVQNYRAPQPLNQRMVFASFSQAGSLYTTGEMLSLGVGILVGCLCLLLAVYFIARKIRKKRLENRKTVVFTSARATTEA, from the exons ATGTTGTTCTCCGCCCTCCTGCTGGAGGTGATTTGGATCCTGGCTGCAGATGGGG GTCAACACTGGACATATGAGG GCCCACATGGTCAGGACCACTGGCCAGCCTCTTACCCTGAGTGTGGAAACAATGCCCAGTCGCCCATCGATATTCAGACAGACAGTGTGACATTTGACCCTGACTTGCCTGCTCTGCAGCCCCACGGATATGACCAGCCTGGCACCGAGCCTTTGGACCTGCATAACAATGGCCACACAG TGCAACTCTCTCTGCCTTCTACCCTGTATCTGGGTGGACTTCCCCGAAAATACGTAGCTGCCCAGCTCCACCTGCACTGGGGTCAGAAAGGATCCCCAGGGGGGTCAGAACACCAGATCAACAGTGAAGCCACAGTTGCAGAG gTGGGTGAGACTAAGAATATAGCTTATGAACACATTCTGAGTCACTTGCATGAAATCAGTCATAAAG ATCAGAAGACCTCGGTGCCTCCCTTCAACCTAAGAGAGCTGCTCCCCCCACAGCTGGAGCAGTACTTCCGTTACAATGGCTCGCTCACAACTCCCCCTTGCTACCAGAGTGTGCTCTGGACAGTCTTCTATAGAAGGTCCCAAATTTCAATGGAACAG CTGGAAAAGCTTCAGGGGACATTGTTCTCCACGGAAGAGGAGCCCTCTAAGCTTCTGGTACAGAACTACCGagcccctcagcctctcaatcaGCGCATGGTCTTTGCTTCTTTCAGCCAAG CGGGATCCTTGTACACCACAG GTGAAATGCTGAGTCTAGGTGTAGGAATCTTGGTTGGCTGTCTCTGCCTTCTCCTGGCTGTTTATTTCATTGCTAGAAAGATTCG GAAGAAGAGGCTGGAAAACCGAAAGACTGTGGTCTTCACCTCAGCACGAGCCACGACTGAGGCATAA
- the CA14 gene encoding carbonic anhydrase 14 isoform X1: protein MLFSALLLEVIWILAADGGQHWTYEGPHGQDHWPASYPECGNNAQSPIDIQTDSVTFDPDLPALQPHGYDQPGTEPLDLHNNGHTVQLSLPSTLYLGGLPRKYVAAQLHLHWGQKGSPGGSEHQINSEATVAELHIVHYDSDSYDSLSEAAQRPQGLAVLGILIEVGETKNIAYEHILSHLHEISHKDQKTSVPPFNLRELLPPQLEQYFRYNGSLTTPPCYQSVLWTVFYRRSQISMEQLEKLQGTLFSTEEEPSKLLVQNYRAPQPLNQRMVFASFSQAGSLYTTGEMLSLGVGILVGCLCLLLAVYFIARKIRKKRLENRKTVVFTSARATTEA, encoded by the exons ATGTTGTTCTCCGCCCTCCTGCTGGAGGTGATTTGGATCCTGGCTGCAGATGGGG GTCAACACTGGACATATGAGG GCCCACATGGTCAGGACCACTGGCCAGCCTCTTACCCTGAGTGTGGAAACAATGCCCAGTCGCCCATCGATATTCAGACAGACAGTGTGACATTTGACCCTGACTTGCCTGCTCTGCAGCCCCACGGATATGACCAGCCTGGCACCGAGCCTTTGGACCTGCATAACAATGGCCACACAG TGCAACTCTCTCTGCCTTCTACCCTGTATCTGGGTGGACTTCCCCGAAAATACGTAGCTGCCCAGCTCCACCTGCACTGGGGTCAGAAAGGATCCCCAGGGGGGTCAGAACACCAGATCAACAGTGAAGCCACAGTTGCAGAG CTCCACATTGTACATTATGACTCTGATTCCTATGACAGCTTGAGTGAGGCTGCTCAGAGGCCTCAGGGCCTGGCTGTCCTGGGCATCCTAATTGAG gTGGGTGAGACTAAGAATATAGCTTATGAACACATTCTGAGTCACTTGCATGAAATCAGTCATAAAG ATCAGAAGACCTCGGTGCCTCCCTTCAACCTAAGAGAGCTGCTCCCCCCACAGCTGGAGCAGTACTTCCGTTACAATGGCTCGCTCACAACTCCCCCTTGCTACCAGAGTGTGCTCTGGACAGTCTTCTATAGAAGGTCCCAAATTTCAATGGAACAG CTGGAAAAGCTTCAGGGGACATTGTTCTCCACGGAAGAGGAGCCCTCTAAGCTTCTGGTACAGAACTACCGagcccctcagcctctcaatcaGCGCATGGTCTTTGCTTCTTTCAGCCAAG CGGGATCCTTGTACACCACAG GTGAAATGCTGAGTCTAGGTGTAGGAATCTTGGTTGGCTGTCTCTGCCTTCTCCTGGCTGTTTATTTCATTGCTAGAAAGATTCG GAAGAAGAGGCTGGAAAACCGAAAGACTGTGGTCTTCACCTCAGCACGAGCCACGACTGAGGCATAA